CCGGCCACCCGCCTGAAGCCCAAAAACGCCACACGCCCTTCACCGGACGCTTACCACTTTCCAGCCTTCGGGTGTTTTCAGGCGGTACAGCACGCGGTTGCCTTCGCGGCGCCAGGACAGGCTGATAGTCTCCGCGCCGACGGGGATGGTCCCCGCGCAGGAGGGCATGGACAGGTCGCTGAAGCGCACCTCGAGCCGGCGGTTCACGGCGTCCACGCGGCGCAGGCCGAGCACGTCGCGGTAAAAGGTCACGGCCGCGTGCGAGGCGAAGCCGTGGTTGAGGCTGGCGTTGTCCTGGGCGTTCTCCCACAGGGTGCCGGTGCGGTCGGCCATGTATTTGAGGTAGCCGATGGACTCGTCCAGTATCTGCTAGAGGCAGTTCTTTTAAATATCGGAACTGCGCTAAATCATATCACAAGAAAGTTCTTCATTCCATGGAATCTATTTCTTCGTCGTAAAAAGAGAGGATGTCTTGCTCTGACACAGAGATAAGTATCAGCAACATATCCATTTTCGGTACTGGCAAGAAGTATTCAGAAACCATAAATGTGTTATAGACCGGACCATAACATCTGAACCAGTTGTTTGATGCCGCGCACAATTCTTCCTCAATCTCATGTCCAGTTGAGAACGCCTGCCACTGCTTAATTGCGGAGGGTGATTTAAGAGGGCCTTGCGGAAGAGGGTAACATTGGGCTTCAATTAAAGCATTTGAGGAGAAACACCAAGTAATCAAGCCGTTCCTCACAGCAACAACAGCACATGGAAAATCAGAGACCAAGACGCTTCTTATTGTTGCGCTGACACAAGAAGTATTGAAATGTGTGGCGAAGCCCTTGATCCGTTTTGCTGTTAGCTCACCTTGGTTTACCAAAGGACGAATAAGCCTGTCAGGCATTAGAAGACCGGCTGCAAAGGCATCGGCCTCACGCTCAATGACATCATCTGCGACAAATTCGCTTGTGGATGAATGGGCTTGGCCTTTGCGAATCAAAAACGCTCGGTGTTCGTCCAAATAGAAGTGTCCAAGCTCGTGAGCAATTGTGAATCTCGTTCTCTGATGGTGTGCTCCAGGAATAAAATCATTCAAGCCATACTTGTTGTTGTAGAAGAGAATAAATCTATCGTGCGTTGCATGGTATTCAAGCCGTCCGTCGAAGGAATCTTTGAAATTGCCTGATTTCACGACAAGCCAAGGTGATTCTTGCTTTACGAGTGCAAGCAAATCAATAGGAGCTGTAAGTAGTCCCGCAGCTTCAAGGATGTCACCGGCGAGGTTAATCGCTCTCTTCTCGCGGTTCTGTCTTATCTTGTATGTCAGGTTGTTCTTGGTCATGTAAGCTACCACTCTCGTTCTCTAGGGCTTCCTCGCGGAGTTTTTCGAGAAGTTTTTCCACCTCCTCGTCCTTTATGCCAGCATTTCGGGCCAGCGCGGGCACCATGTCCTGACTAATCAGCGACAGTTCAAGGTTTCTCAGCCAATCTGGCAGAACCTGGTTTGCGCGACGTGTTTGCCGTTGGCCAGTTTTCGCATAGTGTAATATGGCCTGGATTTGTTCTTCGGAAAAAGGCACTTCTTGAGCGGCTTGGAATTCTGTTTCAGCCTCTTCAAGCGTTGGTGCTGTGAACTTCAAATAGCGACGAAGGCTTGGAGAAAGCTTTTCCAAGAAATCATTAGAATCATAGGTCATGGCTTCTCCCTTCATGTGTTGTAATGCCCTCGTTTTTGCATTTCCAGCCTTATTTTAACCCGTGCTTTATTGCGCAATACGTAGATTGAATTTTTTGTTGTGCTCAAGGTCTTGGCAAGGTAGTCATTGTCTGCATAACAACCAGCGACCAAGTCGGCCTCGACGATGGCCCTCTGCATTTCAGGCAGTGCCTCTATGGCCTCGTGGAGGTCTTTGAGAATCTTCTGCTTCTCCGGAGTGAGTTGCGCCTCTTCGTAGTTTGGAGAAGCCGTTTGAAGCGATGAGATATTCATGTCAAGATCATCAAGCGAAATCGGCTGCGCTTTATCACCTTGGCGAAGGATATTAATGACTGCATTACATGCGCATCTGTAGAAGAAACCTCCCAAAGACCCTTTTGAAGGGTCAAGTATGTCCGCATTTTGCCAGACAGAAAAAGCCGCTTGATTGATGGCATCTTTCAGGACATCATCCTGAACATAATTCCGGTACTTTCCTCTTAAAGCACCCATAACTTTGGGTCCATAGGTACTGACAACATAGGACAAGGCGTTTTCATCCCCATCCATCATCCGGAGTGCGAGTTCCACATCATCAAGTTGGTCTCTCTCAGTTGGTCGGTCATCATCAGCCATCATCTTCAATCCTCCCGCTAGTGACTATACGGCAGCATCTTAACTGGAGTGTCTTGGACCTCTAGTTAAGTCAGCACCGTATAAAAAGTGATGCACATTATTGTAGCGCATCACAAAAAGAATAATCAACAAAAACTAGCTGAAAGGAGGTGATTAACAATGCCATATCGAAAGCAAAAAAGCAGTGATACTTGGCACTGGTGCCGAAACTGCTCCAAATGGCCCACATCCAACTACGAGGAATCCCTGTCCAAGCCATCGAGCGGGGAGCTTTGTAATGAGTGCAAGGCCAAGACCACGGCGGGAAACTGTCAGAAGTAGAACATGCTCCGAGAGCCACCGCTCTTCTCGGGGAGGGCGGTGGCCGCTAAAAACAACGACAAGAAGAGATAGGACTTGGAACAATGACAAGAAAGTGGAACACAGATGCTGGTGGAAACTCCTTTGGGCAGATCATGATGCAAGATGTTTGGCAAAAGGGACGCCCAATCGAAAAGTATGACCCAAATGTTTGGCGGTACGACATTTGTGGTAATCCAATTAAGTTCTCTGAATATGGAAATACAAACTCCAAGCATGGTTGGGAAATCGATCATGTAAAGCCTATTGCGAAAGGAGGAGGTGACAACCTCGCAAATCTTCAGCCCCTGCAATGGGAAAATAATCGCACTAAGGGTGACACTTATCCTTGGAATTGTTCGTGATTAAAGTTTACAATGATAACCTAAATAGTTGGCTCCCTGATCACCTGTTCTAATATCGAGCACATGTCATGCCATCTATTTTGCTGATTTCCAAATATTTCACTCCGCCGCCGCCTCCAGACCCTCCGCGGCACTTATGTCCACTTTCCAGCCTTCGGGTGTTTTCAGGCGGTACAGCACGCGGTTGACTTCGCGGCGCCAGGACAGGCTGACGGTCTCCGCGCCGACGGGGATGGTCCCCGCGCAGGAGGGCATGGACAGGTCGCTGAAGCGCACCTCGAGCCGGCGGTTCACGGCGTCCACGCGGCGCAGGCCGAGCACGTCGCGGTAAAAGGTCACGGCCGCGTGCGAGGCGAAGCCGTGGTTGAGGCTGGCGTTGTCCTGGGCGTTCTCCCACAGGGTGCCGGTGCGGTCGGCCATGTATTTGAGGTAGCCGATGGACTCGTCCAGTATCTGCTGGGCGCGCCCGTCGCGGGAGAGCAGCTCCATGCGGAGCATGTTGCCGATGAAGGAGTTCGCGGGGGGCACGTTGGGGTGGAGCCCCTGTTTCACCCGGTCCGGGCCGAACTCCTCCGCGAGCAGCCGCCACAGTTCGGGGTCGCGTTCGGTTGTGGCCACGCCGAAGTAAAAGGCGAAGTACTGGCAGACCTCGGTGGTGTTGTCCGTGACCTCCAGTGCGCCGCCTTTGCGCAGGGCGTTGTCGGAGAAGAAGGCCCCCTTCAGGGCCTGTTTGCGGATGGTCTCGCGGAGGGCGGCCGCCTTCTCTTTCAGGTCCTCCCGGCCGTAGAGCCGGGCAGCGGTGTCCAGCATGCCCGCATAGAGCATGTTCGACGGGTAGTTCACGTCCTGCACGAAGTTGTTCGCGGCGGACCACTCGACGAAGACCCAGCTCTCCAGCTTCTCCAGCAGTCCGTCGCCGTTCTCGAAGGGCTTGAAATAGTCCAGCAGCGCCATGACCCGGGGCTGGAGCGCGTCCACCAGGGCGCGGTCGCCGCTGCGGTCCAGATATTCCTCCAGCTCCAATACGAACCACATGGCCCAGTTGGGGATGAACACGCCGTCGTAATGGTCCGCCGGGTAGCACATGGGCAGCATCCCCTCGGGCAGAGGGTCGAAGGACTTGGGCAGGAGGAAGTTCTCCAGGAAGTTGCGCTCGACCCGCGTGTCGCCGCTGAGGGCCATGGCCGTGCGCGCCGTGAAGAACGAGTCGCAGAGCCACCCCGCGCGCTCGCGGTGCGGGCAGTCCATGAACACGTCCACGGCGTTCTGCGCGAAAGTGGAGCGCGCCGCCGTGAACAATTCGTTCAGGCGCGGGTCTGCGGCTTCGAAGGCAGCCCGTTTCGTGTCGTCGTTCTGGTAGAGCCGCATGCCGGACGAGAGGATTTCGATGCCGCCGTCCACGGCGATGAACTTCATGTAGCGCATGGTATGGGCCTCGAAGGCCTCCAGCGCATACCCGCCCTCCGCCAAGTCATAGGTCAGGGCGTTCACGCAGCCCAGGCGCTTCCAGTCCACGTCCCCGCCGGTGAGCGCCTCGTCAAAGAGGACATAGAGCCGTCCCGGCTTGGTGCAGTTTATCCGGACCTGCGGGAAACCGCTGAGGTTCGCGCCCAGGTCCACGATGGCGAAACCGCCCCGGTCCAGCCGGAGCACCACACCCTCGGCATCCTTGGCCTCGATTTGTTCCGTGCGCAGGCGTTGCAGGTCCATCGAGGGGATCAGTTCCAGTTCCTTCTCCGGGTATCCCTTCAACTCCGGGCCAATGTTCACCAGGCTCCGGTCCTTCCAGAATTTCTTCGGCTCCTGGGCGGTCATCACGCCCCAGGCCACGGTTTTGACGGCGGGAACCACCGCAAAATCGGGATACGGCACATGGCGGGGCAGCAGCTCCTTTGGCGCGGTCTCCGCGCAGGGCACGGCGTCGGGAAGCGTTGCGGCGGGGTCCGCAAGCCAATTGTCCGTGTCCGGGTTCAACCGCCACACCTCGATCTGCGGGCGCTGGAAACTGTAGCGCTGCACCTTCTGCGCGCGTTCGGTCATGACACGCGCCTGAAAGTCCGCCCCGCCCGTGGCCGCAAGGACTTTGCCGCCTGACACCACCTCCGCCTGCAAAAACGAGGGCTGGTCCTGGACGTAATAACTGTTGGTGTTGTAGCCCGCCACCTCGACGGCCACCACGTTCACCCCGGCGCGGACTTTGCCCGCCAGGGGCCACTCGTCCACCCGGAAATGCCCCTGCGGACCCCGCGCGGGACCATAGCCCAGAAACTCGCCGTTGATGAAGCAGCGGTACAGTGTCGAGGCCGTCAGCCGCAGCACCCCGCCCGCCGCGGCCTGTTCCGCGTCCATCTTCACCAGTGCGCGGAACCCCGCGTTCAGGTTAATCTCCGTCTCGCGGCCCTCAATCCAGACCGGTTTCGCGGCGTTGAATTCCGCAGTCTCCGCGGCGGGTGCGGCGCCCATGGGCATCAAGCCCAGAAGCATGAACATGGCGAGTGTGGCGGGCATGGCGGTCCTCCTTCCGTGACGGGCGTGTTGTGTGCCCGGTAATGTTTTGCGGGGGGAGTATACCACGGCGGAAAAGGAAGGCGGGGCTCAGTTGCCGGCGGGCAGTGTTTCGGTGATTTCCGGGAGTTCGTCGTCAGTCGGAAGCACGTCCGCCACGGATAGATAGAAGACATCCCCCACGGGCCGGTCAAGCACGCGGGCAATCTTCAGCCCCAGCAGAATCGAGGGATTCAGCCGGGATTTCTCCAGGGAAATGATTGTCTGACGGGTGACCCCCACCGCCTCGGCCAGTTGGGCCTGCGTGAAATGTCGAGCCGCCCTGAACTCTCTTACCCTGTTCTTTACTGTGAACACACACTTCATGGCCCGATAATAGCACAGCATGAATCATTATGCAAGTGTTTTTTTAGAGAAACAACAAGGTAAAGAATACATTACATTGCGACATCTGCTGAAATCGGGAATGCCGCATGCCCCGGAGGGTGGACAGATGGGGGATTTATGCGGGCGTGTTTTTTCGGGAAAAGGCGGCCAGCAGCCATTGGATATGCGCCGCCGCCGCGCGGCACGAGGCCTGCCGCACAAAAAGGTCGCGCGCCGCGCGCAGGATGTCGTCGGTGTCCAGGGTGCGGGATGCGGCCTCCAGCAGGGTCTCCCGGAGCGCGGCATGGTCGCCGGGGCGCACCCCGCGCGCGCAGCCCCGCTGTATCAGGCCGTCGAAGGGTCCGCCCCAGGGCGCGATGACGGGAATCCCAAGTGCGAAGGCCCGGACGGCGGCGGCATGCAGAAAGGGGACGGGGAGCGTTTCGGTGTTTTCCCCGGCCAGTCCGAACACCATGGCATGGGACGAGGCGAGGGTGTCCTTTTGGGGGAGAAGGCTTCCGGAGGTGTTGCCGTCCGTTTCCGAGGGAAGGACCAGCCATCCATTCGGCAGGTCGAGCAGCCGCAGCGCCGCCTCCAGGGGCAGTTGTTTCGCCCCGCCGAAGAGTTCCGGCGACAGGACGCGGACGCTTCCCCCGGCGCGGCCGGCAGGTTCGGGCGTCCATTTCTCCTCGTCGCAGGCGCCGCCCACGGGGAATGCGGGGCCTTCACTGAAGCCGGGCAGGACGAGCCGGGTTGTGGGCTGGATGTGATCCTGAAAGCCGAGGGGTGCGGGGGCATCCTCGACCAGGACCAGGGGCGGGTTTTTCATCTGCCCGAACAGATCGCCGGGGGGGGGGGCGCCGATGTAATAGAAAACATCCCAGTGCGCGCCCGGCGGGCCGGAAAGTTGCTCGACCATCCCTGTTTCCGCCAGTTTATGGCGTTCCAGCGCTTTTGCCAGCAGGCGCGCGCGGCCCCCGCCCCCCACAAAGAGCACCCTCGGCGGATGCGCGGACGCCCCCCCGCCGGCCGCGCCGTTCCGGTCCAGCTTTGCCACATTGGAGCGCACCACCGCCTCGACGAATCCGGTGCGGTGAGCCTGGGTGTCTGTCAGTTGCTGCCATTCCGCATTGCGGCGGTAGAGCGCCAGGAGGGCGTCCACCTTGAGCGGGTCCGCGGCGTGGGTGTAGCGCAGGGCCAGGTCCCAGTCCTGGCCCTTGGGCAGGTTTTCGGTGAACCCGCCAAGGCACTCATAGAGGGCGCGGTGATGGACAAAGGCGTTGAGGTCGAGGTAATTCTTGAGGCGCAGCCGCCCGTAGTCGTGCTCGAGCATCCGGGCCGACCGCAGGCGCGGCGCGCCGTCCGCCGTCTGCGTCATGTCCACCGTCCGCGCGAAGGCGCAGCGCGGGCCGCGTCCCCGCAGCGCCGCCGCCATGGTCTCCAGATACGCCGGATGCCAGAGGTTGTCCGTGTCCAGATAGGCGATCAGGCTTCCCCGCGCCTCCGTCAGGCCCGCGTTTCGCGCGCGGGCCGCGCCCCCGTGCTTCAGCCTTAGGCAGCGGATGCGCCCGTCCCCGAACCCCGCGACGGCCTCCTCCGTGCCGTCCTCGCCGCCGTCGTCGCAGACGAGCAGCTCCCAGCGGGTCCAGGTCTGGTCAAGCACGCTTTGGACCGCCTCGCCCATCACGGAGGCGCGGTTCCATGCCGGCATGATCACCGACACCAGCGGCGCGGTCTCCTCCGTCCACGGGTCCGCCCCGTCGCGGAGCGCCGCCGCGCGCGCCTCGCCGTCGCGCCAGGCGTGGGGCAGGGTCACGCTGCCGCTTTCGGCCAGCAGCCGGTCCATTATGCGGTAAAACAGCGCCCCCGGATTGGCGCGGGGGGTGGGTCCGGGGTCCGGATGGGCCGGTTCCACCCCGTACTTGTTGTCCAGGTCCGTGCCCGCGCGCCAAATCCGGAACTGGCCCATGATCTCGGCCATGTCCTCCGTGGGCATGCGGAAGGCGCGCTTTTTCATGCCGAGTCGGCCCGCCGCCGCGCGCGCCAGAATGCCCAGGCGCCACCAGGGCGTCGCCGCCATGCGGCGGGCCTCCTGGTCCAGCGTCAGGAGCAGGGCGCACATCTCGGCCATGGTCCGCGCCGCCTCGCTGCCCTTCAGCGGGCGGGGGCTGTCCAGCACCTCCGCCTGCCGCGGCGCGGCCAGGGCGTGCGCGCGCGCCGCCGCCTCCGCCGGCAGCGGGTTGCCGGGCAGCAGCCGCAGCGCCTGGAGCGGCCCGCGCCGCCGCAGGCCCGACTGCCACCACCACAGCTCCTCCATCTCCGCAAGCAGCGTCCGCATCTGGTCTATCCAGTCGGAGACCCGCATGAAATCCGCGCGGAAACCGCCCAGGGGCGGGGGTGTTTCCGGCGGGCGGGGCGCTTGCATGTTGATGGACTCCTTTTCAGCCGCTGCCGCATGGTAGCCTACCGGTGGACAGGCGCGCAACGGATGCCCGCAGGGCAAACCCGCCATAATTGCGGCGACGTGACACGCTGGCAGATTGGCGTGAGCATTTGTTCTTGCTCTTGCTCTTTATCTTGCTCTTGCTCTTGCTTCAAATCCC
This Candidatus Hydrogenedentota bacterium DNA region includes the following protein-coding sequences:
- a CDS encoding sigma-70 family RNA polymerase sigma factor produces the protein MMADDDRPTERDQLDDVELALRMMDGDENALSYVVSTYGPKVMGALRGKYRNYVQDDVLKDAINQAAFSVWQNADILDPSKGSLGGFFYRCACNAVINILRQGDKAQPISLDDLDMNISSLQTASPNYEEAQLTPEKQKILKDLHEAIEALPEMQRAIVEADLVAGCYADNDYLAKTLSTTKNSIYVLRNKARVKIRLEMQKRGHYNT
- a CDS encoding helix-turn-helix transcriptional regulator; this translates as MKCVFTVKNRVREFRAARHFTQAQLAEAVGVTRQTIISLEKSRLNPSILLGLKIARVLDRPVGDVFYLSVADVLPTDDELPEITETLPAGN
- a CDS encoding glycosyltransferase family 2 protein — translated: MQAPRPPETPPPLGGFRADFMRVSDWIDQMRTLLAEMEELWWWQSGLRRRGPLQALRLLPGNPLPAEAAARAHALAAPRQAEVLDSPRPLKGSEAARTMAEMCALLLTLDQEARRMAATPWWRLGILARAAAGRLGMKKRAFRMPTEDMAEIMGQFRIWRAGTDLDNKYGVEPAHPDPGPTPRANPGALFYRIMDRLLAESGSVTLPHAWRDGEARAAALRDGADPWTEETAPLVSVIMPAWNRASVMGEAVQSVLDQTWTRWELLVCDDGGEDGTEEAVAGFGDGRIRCLRLKHGGAARARNAGLTEARGSLIAYLDTDNLWHPAYLETMAAALRGRGPRCAFARTVDMTQTADGAPRLRSARMLEHDYGRLRLKNYLDLNAFVHHRALYECLGGFTENLPKGQDWDLALRYTHAADPLKVDALLALYRRNAEWQQLTDTQAHRTGFVEAVVRSNVAKLDRNGAAGGGASAHPPRVLFVGGGGRARLLAKALERHKLAETGMVEQLSGPPGAHWDVFYYIGAPPPGDLFGQMKNPPLVLVEDAPAPLGFQDHIQPTTRLVLPGFSEGPAFPVGGACDEEKWTPEPAGRAGGSVRVLSPELFGGAKQLPLEAALRLLDLPNGWLVLPSETDGNTSGSLLPQKDTLASSHAMVFGLAGENTETLPVPFLHAAAVRAFALGIPVIAPWGGPFDGLIQRGCARGVRPGDHAALRETLLEAASRTLDTDDILRAARDLFVRQASCRAAAAHIQWLLAAFSRKNTPA
- a CDS encoding ImmA/IrrE family metallo-endopeptidase, with the translated sequence MTKNNLTYKIRQNREKRAINLAGDILEAAGLLTAPIDLLALVKQESPWLVVKSGNFKDSFDGRLEYHATHDRFILFYNNKYGLNDFIPGAHHQRTRFTIAHELGHFYLDEHRAFLIRKGQAHSSTSEFVADDVIEREADAFAAGLLMPDRLIRPLVNQGELTAKRIKGFATHFNTSCVSATIRSVLVSDFPCAVVAVRNGLITWCFSSNALIEAQCYPLPQGPLKSPSAIKQWQAFSTGHEIEEELCAASNNWFRCYGPVYNTFMVSEYFLPVPKMDMLLILISVSEQDILSFYDEEIDSME
- a CDS encoding HNH endonuclease; its protein translation is MTRKWNTDAGGNSFGQIMMQDVWQKGRPIEKYDPNVWRYDICGNPIKFSEYGNTNSKHGWEIDHVKPIAKGGGDNLANLQPLQWENNRTKGDTYPWNCS